A genomic stretch from Rubripirellula reticaptiva includes:
- a CDS encoding DUF6384 family protein has product MPPASANAQATANTPATAGSSLMNDSQDFQSPLENLSLQETLRVMDVAREMRDRRESAEEMFRRDDLRAGLREKLLRTAKLSGDSVTEAEIDAAIRQYMDTLHVFQEPEPGLNRFMAHCWIWRNRIMAGAAATATVIGAYWFLFT; this is encoded by the coding sequence ATGCCTCCGGCCTCTGCCAACGCCCAAGCGACTGCAAACACTCCCGCGACTGCTGGTTCGTCATTGATGAACGATTCACAGGATTTTCAGTCACCGCTAGAGAATCTTTCGCTACAAGAAACGCTGCGAGTGATGGATGTCGCGCGCGAGATGCGGGACCGCCGTGAATCGGCCGAAGAAATGTTCCGCCGCGACGATCTTCGCGCGGGACTACGCGAGAAACTGCTTCGCACCGCCAAGCTTTCCGGCGACTCAGTAACCGAAGCAGAAATCGATGCAGCGATCCGCCAGTACATGGACACCTTGCATGTGTTCCAGGAGCCCGAACCTGGACTGAATCGGTTCATGGCCCATTGTTGGATCTGGCGAAACCGAATCATGGCCGGCGCTGCTGCGACAGCGACGGTCATTGGCGCCTACTGGTTCCTGTTCACCTAA
- a CDS encoding cell surface protein encodes MSDQAQASAPDPSQSSSAIQSPAEARDMKSMKEYLDRAVTVLKKFGVDSKNTAPQELIGLLEEVKHLDEAKVLAIAEVIQHMSSFNQLVRENVESIKIGNRYMDITQMFDSVREDSKRLIMQLDDGKISGTEKVSNWWMKIRRGTPNDRFEQIVETYSEVAKDTKQALKSEEAIMEGYIDFRFALKEAEVLAREILDKQMPILDQSKDDLASTQAALDNYTGTDEGGKSQLELRRDEARYKFEKEDETYQLLKDIAENLEIGYDVGETLISKLKQTHDVKERVYRRAVTFFTTNEHVFTILGTVYTSQHGLHEVTQATEAMKEGVNKGLEDVATLGRELERAALRAGYGSTINPESVQKLVDAISGFQIESLEMIAVLRKESEESTKAIRKSVEEGKKKYQETLAKHARGEKLS; translated from the coding sequence ATGTCAGACCAAGCACAAGCTTCAGCCCCCGATCCGTCCCAATCCAGCTCGGCCATCCAGTCGCCCGCTGAAGCTCGCGACATGAAGTCGATGAAAGAGTACTTGGACCGGGCCGTGACGGTGCTGAAGAAATTTGGCGTCGATAGTAAGAACACCGCTCCCCAAGAATTGATCGGTTTGCTCGAAGAGGTCAAGCACTTGGACGAAGCCAAAGTACTGGCGATCGCCGAAGTGATCCAGCACATGAGTTCGTTTAATCAACTGGTGCGAGAAAACGTCGAGAGCATCAAGATCGGTAACCGCTACATGGACATCACGCAGATGTTCGATTCGGTCCGTGAAGACAGCAAGCGGCTGATCATGCAATTGGACGACGGCAAAATCAGTGGCACCGAAAAAGTGTCGAACTGGTGGATGAAGATTCGTCGCGGCACGCCAAATGATCGCTTTGAACAGATCGTTGAAACCTACAGCGAGGTGGCCAAGGACACCAAGCAGGCGCTCAAGAGCGAAGAAGCGATCATGGAAGGTTACATCGACTTCCGATTCGCACTGAAGGAAGCGGAAGTCTTGGCTCGTGAAATCCTGGACAAGCAAATGCCGATCCTCGATCAATCCAAAGACGATTTGGCGTCCACCCAAGCGGCGCTCGACAATTACACGGGCACCGACGAGGGCGGCAAGAGCCAATTGGAGCTTAGGCGTGACGAAGCTCGCTACAAGTTCGAAAAGGAAGATGAGACTTATCAGTTGCTGAAGGATATCGCCGAGAACTTAGAAATCGGCTACGACGTCGGCGAAACCCTGATTAGCAAGCTGAAGCAGACTCACGACGTGAAAGAACGCGTCTATCGTCGCGCAGTGACGTTCTTCACGACGAACGAGCACGTCTTCACGATTCTGGGAACGGTCTACACCAGCCAGCACGGTTTGCACGAAGTTACTCAAGCAACCGAAGCGATGAAGGAAGGCGTCAATAAGGGACTCGAAGACGTTGCCACGCTTGGACGTGAACTCGAACGTGCCGCCCTTCGCGCCGGATACGGAAGCACGATCAATCCCGAGTCGGTCCAGAAGTTGGTCGACGCGATCAGCGGCTTCCAAATCGAATCGCTGGAAATGATCGCCGTGTTGCGGAAAGAATCAGAGGAAAGTACCAAGGCGATTCGGAAGTCGGTCGAAGAAGGCAAGAAGAAGTATCAGGAGACTCTTGCGAAGCACGCCCGCGGCGAAAAGCTTAGCTAA
- a CDS encoding sulfatase: protein MTSRLHRLVGLILWLLVVAATSLTVLALTAPAHAADPPNVLFLICDDLNCDIGCYGHDLVKTPNIDRLAASGVKFDRAYCQYPLCGPSRASFMTGLYPAQNLVTGNAIYIRERVPNVKTMAQMFRDAGYTSTRIGKIFHYNVPMHIGTSGHDDPESWDYTINPRGRDRNQHDKIFTLKPGQFGGTLSWLADEGDDAEQTDGIAATESVQMLRKYAADKTPFFLAVGMYRPHTPYVAPKKYFDMYPVDKIEIPQVPEDYFDTLPEPARNTLTRKKDQLNLDPVLARQAIQAYYASITFADAQIGRVLDALDETGLDRNTIVVFTSDHGYHMGQHGYYQKLTLFEDATHVPLVMAGPGIAKGQSSKSMAEMVDFYPTLAELTGLKPPAAISGISLADTLADPTKVSRASALTHLQNGYSLRTADFRYTEWGQDGAEGNELYDHRNDSAEMHNLAQDPNQIETVSALSKQLRERIETATVPPVGIKQVTPGNRMPVKVSAKKSVKKPANVPAKVDAK, encoded by the coding sequence GTGACTTCACGCCTACATCGACTCGTCGGATTGATTCTGTGGTTGCTCGTTGTCGCGGCGACTAGCCTCACGGTTCTCGCTCTCACTGCGCCCGCTCATGCAGCCGATCCGCCCAATGTGTTGTTTCTGATTTGCGATGATTTGAACTGTGATATCGGCTGTTACGGCCACGATCTGGTGAAGACGCCGAACATTGATCGGCTTGCCGCCAGTGGTGTGAAGTTCGATCGTGCGTATTGCCAGTATCCGCTTTGCGGTCCCAGTCGCGCTTCGTTCATGACGGGGCTGTATCCAGCGCAGAATTTGGTCACTGGCAATGCGATCTACATTCGCGAGCGAGTTCCAAACGTCAAGACGATGGCGCAGATGTTTCGTGACGCGGGATACACGTCGACGCGAATTGGAAAGATTTTTCACTACAACGTCCCCATGCACATTGGCACCTCGGGGCATGATGATCCCGAGTCGTGGGATTACACGATCAATCCACGCGGGCGTGATCGAAATCAACATGACAAAATCTTTACATTGAAACCGGGCCAATTCGGTGGCACTCTCAGTTGGCTGGCGGACGAGGGCGATGATGCTGAGCAAACCGACGGGATTGCGGCAACCGAATCTGTACAAATGTTACGTAAGTATGCTGCCGACAAGACGCCGTTCTTTTTAGCCGTTGGGATGTATCGTCCGCACACGCCATACGTCGCGCCGAAAAAGTACTTTGACATGTACCCGGTCGATAAGATCGAAATTCCTCAGGTGCCGGAGGACTATTTCGATACGTTGCCGGAACCGGCTAGAAACACGTTGACGCGAAAGAAAGATCAACTGAACCTGGATCCGGTGTTAGCACGCCAGGCAATTCAAGCTTACTACGCGTCAATTACTTTTGCCGATGCGCAGATCGGACGCGTGCTCGACGCGCTCGACGAAACTGGTCTGGATCGCAACACCATCGTCGTGTTTACGTCGGACCATGGCTATCACATGGGGCAGCACGGTTACTATCAAAAGCTGACGCTGTTCGAAGACGCGACTCATGTTCCACTGGTGATGGCCGGTCCTGGCATCGCCAAAGGACAGTCATCGAAGTCGATGGCAGAAATGGTCGACTTCTATCCAACACTGGCCGAATTGACGGGACTAAAACCGCCAGCCGCGATCTCGGGAATCAGTTTGGCCGACACGTTGGCTGATCCAACCAAAGTCTCACGAGCATCGGCGCTAACGCATCTGCAAAATGGTTACTCGCTTCGCACGGCCGATTTTCGGTATACCGAATGGGGGCAAGACGGTGCTGAAGGCAACGAACTTTACGACCACCGAAACGATTCGGCGGAAATGCACAACTTGGCTCAGGATCCCAATCAAATCGAAACGGTGTCGGCATTATCAAAACAATTGCGCGAGCGAATTGAAACCGCAACGGTACCACCGGTCGGAATCAAGCAAGTCACGCCGGGAAACAGAATGCCAGTGAAGGTTTCGGCTAAGAAATCAGTGAAGAAGCCAGCAAACGTACCAGCAAAAGTGGATGCCAAATGA
- a CDS encoding MFS transporter — MNSDVASRQRFWLVFLLFLHTVNTYMDRVCISAAKGAMQKDISGLDDQMMGYVFGIFAIGYALFQIPAGWFSDRAGPRMALTIVVIIWSIFTAMTGAVFTAISLLAVRFLFGMGEAGAYPGATRALYSWLPAKERGLGQGIFHSGARIGAAASLVVMPWLVGLIGWRMTFVANAAIGLVWGAVWWFWYRDDPSKHSGVNQQEVELIRAGIAEEAATESKLPYIQVVTSANVLLAMFQYAASNITFFISITWLRPYLVKTWGEEYGYLSALPLLCGAVALWVSGYAVTHLHRRGMPVMSRRLPATIGYAMGAIGLILCTQTADSNSVWIFIASFSLATFGVEMTLSPSWAFCMDIGGSRSGAVSAAMNMVGNLGAAVSAVAFPYFVANVTIPMVAETPGTANSFFVFAAVMNVLALIAWQFMNPRRELKEVSPAAMKTRLAFFVALIALVITVLVYVNFLMPKG; from the coding sequence ATGAATTCTGATGTTGCATCTCGCCAACGTTTTTGGCTCGTGTTTTTGTTGTTCCTGCATACGGTCAACACTTACATGGACCGAGTTTGTATCTCCGCCGCGAAGGGCGCGATGCAGAAGGACATTTCTGGTCTCGACGACCAGATGATGGGGTATGTGTTTGGCATCTTTGCGATCGGCTACGCCCTGTTTCAAATTCCGGCTGGTTGGTTTAGCGACCGCGCGGGGCCCCGGATGGCGTTGACGATCGTCGTCATCATCTGGAGCATTTTTACGGCGATGACTGGCGCCGTCTTTACGGCGATTAGCTTGCTGGCGGTGCGGTTTCTTTTTGGTATGGGCGAGGCCGGTGCGTATCCGGGGGCAACGCGAGCACTTTACAGTTGGTTGCCTGCCAAAGAGCGCGGGCTCGGCCAAGGTATCTTTCATTCTGGTGCTCGCATCGGTGCCGCTGCGTCCTTGGTGGTGATGCCATGGTTGGTGGGACTGATCGGTTGGCGAATGACGTTTGTCGCCAATGCGGCAATCGGGTTGGTGTGGGGGGCAGTGTGGTGGTTCTGGTATCGAGACGATCCGTCCAAGCATTCCGGTGTGAACCAGCAAGAAGTCGAGTTGATCCGAGCTGGTATTGCTGAAGAAGCGGCAACGGAATCGAAGTTGCCCTACATTCAAGTTGTGACTTCGGCCAACGTGCTGTTGGCGATGTTTCAGTATGCCGCAAGCAACATCACGTTCTTCATTAGCATCACCTGGTTGCGTCCCTATTTGGTGAAGACGTGGGGCGAAGAATACGGATATTTGTCGGCACTGCCGCTATTGTGCGGGGCGGTCGCGCTGTGGGTTTCAGGTTATGCGGTGACTCACTTGCACCGTCGAGGGATGCCTGTGATGTCGCGTCGATTGCCAGCAACGATTGGGTATGCGATGGGTGCGATCGGGTTGATCCTTTGCACACAAACAGCCGATTCGAATTCGGTCTGGATCTTTATCGCCAGCTTTTCGTTGGCGACATTCGGGGTTGAAATGACGCTTAGCCCAAGTTGGGCGTTTTGCATGGACATCGGCGGCTCGCGATCCGGTGCGGTTTCGGCGGCCATGAATATGGTCGGTAATCTGGGGGCGGCGGTCAGTGCGGTAGCGTTCCCTTACTTCGTTGCCAACGTGACGATTCCGATGGTCGCGGAGACGCCGGGAACAGCAAACTCGTTCTTTGTCTTTGCCGCGGTCATGAATGTTTTGGCTTTGATCGCATGGCAGTTCATGAATCCTCGGCGAGAACTGAAGGAAGTGTCGCCGGCCGCAATGAAGACGAGATTGGCTTTCTTCGTGGCGCTGATTGCTTTGGTGATCACGGTGTTGGTTTACGTTAACTTTTTGATGCCCAAAGGGTAA
- a CDS encoding cyclase family protein has protein sequence MRVIDLSLPVDNHLAGVNIATAKRLEVDGWNATTLSLYSHCGTHMDAPCHFLPGGATLDQQDLSVCVGSALVVNVAPAAPKQLIQIADLGDLEQAIKPGARLLFRTDWYKRFGTDEYRNSLPRISTELARWLVEHQVAMIGVEPPSVADVNSIDEVTEVHEILFQGNVLIVEGLANLDQIQSTVVDFIALPMKITGGDGSPVRAIAIERSSDD, from the coding sequence ATGCGAGTGATTGATCTAAGTTTGCCAGTTGATAACCATTTAGCAGGTGTCAACATTGCGACTGCGAAACGACTAGAAGTCGATGGCTGGAATGCGACGACGCTTTCGTTGTATTCGCATTGCGGGACACATATGGATGCCCCCTGCCATTTCTTACCAGGTGGCGCGACTCTGGACCAACAGGACTTGAGTGTCTGTGTCGGTTCGGCGTTGGTCGTGAACGTAGCCCCCGCGGCACCTAAGCAGTTGATTCAGATCGCTGATTTGGGCGACCTAGAGCAGGCAATCAAGCCGGGGGCGCGGTTGCTGTTTCGTACTGATTGGTACAAGCGTTTTGGTACGGACGAGTATCGGAATTCGTTGCCGCGGATCTCGACCGAATTGGCGCGGTGGCTTGTTGAACATCAGGTCGCAATGATCGGTGTCGAGCCCCCATCGGTTGCCGATGTGAATTCGATCGACGAAGTGACCGAAGTTCATGAGATCCTGTTTCAAGGCAATGTGTTGATCGTAGAAGGCTTGGCGAATCTTGATCAGATTCAGTCAACGGTTGTCGATTTCATTGCCCTGCCGATGAAGATCACCGGTGGCGATGGTTCGCCAGTTCGCGCCATTGCTATTGAAAGGTCCAGCGATGATTGA
- the otnK gene encoding 3-oxo-tetronate kinase, with protein sequence MIESKKLNTRTPFLGCIADDVTGATDLAINLVQGGMRVVQMLGVPSGEAADQFRDVDAIVVALKTRSIPKENAIDQSIKSARWLQRVGVDRFFFKYCSTFDSTNHGNIGPVAEALMEELNVSQTIFCPAFPRAGRTVYRGHLFVGDQLLNESGMQNHPLNPMTDPNLVRFLTKQSTKNVGLLSADTIRTSSDACSDRLANLSCDGVSLVIADAGNDSDLATVADAVAPMRLVTGGSGLARFLPQAYRTAGDLKSSESTAEMPKVSGRSLILAGSCSIATNAQVQAMQPNCSTWFIDVPAIVADSQSELDRLKAWAMATERDATLMVASTSTPDVVAKLQKQFGAESVATKIESFLGAVAKMLVAQMNVRQLVLAGGETSGAIVGALGVHSLRIGPEICVGVPWTETIGHEPALALALKSGNFGSENFFLLALEMLS encoded by the coding sequence ATGATTGAATCGAAAAAGCTGAACACTCGGACGCCATTTTTAGGTTGCATCGCAGACGATGTGACGGGCGCCACTGATTTGGCAATCAACTTGGTCCAAGGGGGCATGCGAGTCGTTCAGATGCTAGGCGTGCCATCGGGAGAGGCAGCGGACCAGTTTCGCGACGTCGATGCGATTGTCGTCGCGCTGAAAACACGATCGATTCCGAAGGAGAACGCGATTGACCAGTCCATTAAATCAGCTCGTTGGTTGCAACGAGTTGGTGTTGATCGATTCTTCTTCAAATATTGCTCAACCTTTGATTCAACCAACCATGGCAACATTGGCCCGGTCGCAGAAGCATTGATGGAAGAATTGAACGTAAGTCAAACGATCTTTTGTCCTGCGTTCCCACGTGCGGGGCGTACTGTTTATCGCGGGCACCTGTTCGTTGGCGATCAGTTGCTGAACGAATCTGGGATGCAAAACCATCCGCTCAACCCGATGACGGATCCAAACCTTGTGCGTTTCTTGACCAAGCAGTCGACTAAAAATGTTGGTTTGTTGTCAGCCGATACAATTCGAACTTCGTCCGATGCTTGTAGCGATCGATTGGCGAATCTGTCGTGTGACGGCGTGTCGTTGGTCATCGCGGATGCGGGTAATGACTCGGATTTGGCGACGGTTGCTGACGCGGTAGCACCAATGCGTCTGGTGACCGGCGGTTCGGGGTTGGCCCGATTCTTGCCGCAAGCCTATCGAACAGCAGGAGATTTGAAGTCATCCGAATCGACGGCCGAGATGCCAAAGGTCAGTGGACGAAGTTTGATTCTGGCGGGTAGCTGTTCGATCGCCACGAATGCTCAGGTTCAAGCGATGCAGCCGAACTGTTCGACGTGGTTCATTGACGTTCCAGCGATTGTTGCGGATTCACAGAGTGAACTGGATCGATTGAAAGCGTGGGCAATGGCGACCGAACGTGATGCAACCTTGATGGTGGCGTCCACTTCGACGCCGGATGTCGTGGCCAAGTTGCAAAAACAGTTTGGTGCCGAATCGGTTGCGACGAAGATCGAAAGTTTCCTGGGTGCTGTCGCTAAGATGTTGGTCGCCCAGATGAATGTTCGGCAATTGGTGTTGGCAGGTGGCGAAACCTCCGGTGCAATTGTCGGTGCGCTTGGTGTGCATTCGCTGCGGATCGGACCTGAAATTTGCGTGGGGGTGCCTTGGACCGAAACGATTGGGCATGAACCTGCATTGGCCTTGGCGTTAAAGTCGGGCAACTTTGGCAGTGAAAATTTCTTTTTGCTCGCGCTGGAGATGTTGTCATGA
- the otnC gene encoding 3-oxo-tetronate 4-phosphate decarboxylase, translating into MNERELRDRIALHGKSIFDRGLTAGSSGNISVLVSDGMLITPTNSCLGRLDPDRITKLDRSGDRVSGDAPSKEAFLHHSMYQSRPNERAIVHLHSIHSVAVSCLAGIDEANVLPPITAYYVMRVGTLPLVPYFAPGDEKLAAAVQRAAVAAHAVLLSNHGPVVSGKDLDSAVNATEELEETAKLFLMLRGEATRYLTPDQVGELNQRFGKK; encoded by the coding sequence ATGAATGAACGTGAACTTCGCGACCGTATCGCCCTGCACGGCAAGTCGATTTTCGATCGTGGGCTGACGGCTGGCAGTTCGGGGAACATTAGCGTCTTGGTTTCTGACGGAATGCTGATCACGCCGACCAATTCTTGCCTGGGCCGACTTGATCCCGACCGGATCACCAAACTAGATCGTAGTGGCGACCGGGTGTCGGGGGACGCCCCATCGAAGGAAGCGTTTTTGCACCATTCGATGTATCAGTCGCGGCCGAACGAACGAGCGATCGTTCATTTGCACTCGATCCATTCGGTCGCCGTGTCTTGTTTAGCCGGAATTGACGAAGCGAATGTGTTGCCGCCGATCACGGCGTACTACGTGATGCGAGTGGGGACGTTGCCACTGGTGCCCTATTTTGCACCAGGCGATGAAAAACTGGCGGCTGCGGTCCAGCGAGCGGCAGTGGCCGCGCACGCTGTTTTATTGTCAAATCACGGTCCCGTTGTGTCAGGCAAAGATCTTGATTCGGCGGTAAATGCCACGGAAGAGCTTGAGGAAACGGCCAAGTTGTTTCTGATGCTTCGTGGCGAAGCGACTCGATATTTAACGCCCGACCAAGTCGGCGAACTGAATCAACGTTTTGGGAAGAAATAG
- a CDS encoding isocitrate/isopropylmalate dehydrogenase family protein produces MTAYQIALLPGDGIGPECMEATRIVLDRMVRDIDGLDLAFTSHRAGAELYRETGETLPAAVLDDCLAADAVLLSAIGLPDVRSPDGTEVQPTMMVGLRRALQVHSAVRPVKLYPGAPCALKDTGPGIDFIVIRENLEGLFASFGGGAKVGDEVATDTMVITRKGTSQVSDFAFRLAQRRNGRASDGKKMVTCVDKANVFRSMAFFREVFFDVAKNYSDIEAGAVYVDAMSLYMVQNPWDFDVLVMENQFGDILSDLGAGLVGGLGLGPSAEIGETHGLFQPSHGTAPQLAGKNVANPMATILSAAMMLDWLGDKHGDDVCLAAAVLLEEAVAMVLADGTVRTPDIGGKSSTTEVAHAIAAAISSKVAKV; encoded by the coding sequence GTGACGGCCTATCAAATTGCTCTTCTGCCGGGTGACGGAATCGGACCAGAATGCATGGAAGCAACGCGTATCGTGTTGGACCGAATGGTTCGTGACATCGACGGGCTCGACTTGGCGTTCACGTCGCATCGGGCTGGCGCGGAACTGTACCGCGAAACAGGCGAGACATTGCCTGCGGCCGTGCTGGACGATTGTTTGGCGGCCGACGCGGTGTTGTTGTCGGCAATTGGACTGCCCGATGTTCGTTCGCCCGATGGGACCGAAGTTCAGCCGACCATGATGGTGGGGCTGCGGCGTGCATTGCAAGTTCATTCGGCTGTGCGCCCGGTCAAGCTGTACCCTGGTGCCCCGTGCGCGCTCAAGGACACAGGGCCCGGCATCGACTTCATTGTCATTCGCGAAAACCTGGAAGGCCTTTTTGCGTCGTTTGGTGGTGGGGCGAAGGTTGGCGATGAAGTGGCGACCGATACCATGGTGATCACTCGCAAGGGAACGTCGCAAGTTTCGGACTTTGCGTTCCGTCTGGCTCAGCGACGCAACGGTCGCGCTAGCGATGGCAAGAAGATGGTCACGTGCGTGGACAAGGCGAATGTGTTTCGCAGCATGGCGTTTTTCCGCGAAGTTTTCTTCGATGTCGCCAAGAACTATTCGGATATCGAGGCGGGAGCCGTCTATGTCGATGCAATGAGTCTGTATATGGTGCAAAACCCGTGGGACTTCGATGTTCTGGTGATGGAGAACCAGTTTGGTGACATCCTATCGGACTTGGGTGCCGGCTTGGTGGGTGGATTGGGGTTGGGGCCGTCGGCCGAAATTGGCGAGACGCACGGGTTGTTTCAACCATCACACGGGACCGCACCCCAATTGGCCGGAAAGAACGTAGCAAACCCAATGGCGACGATCCTGTCGGCGGCCATGATGCTGGATTGGCTGGGCGACAAGCACGGCGATGACGTTTGCTTGGCTGCCGCCGTTTTGTTGGAAGAAGCCGTCGCGATGGTTCTGGCTGATGGAACGGTGCGGACGCCGGATATCGGTGGCAAGTCGTCAACGACCGAAGTGGCTCACGCGATCGCCGCTGCGATCTCGAGCAAGGTCGCGAAGGTTTAG
- a CDS encoding YeiH family protein: MSQDEHLPVPPSRSTLSEMKTAEDWWAIWCGGLILLVSFGAVWMGRPVNLETIAEAEQTIEIFNPIAQWIDKPGSWKDNPIDAIYKDGPQKIIGILGSFVLIGGLFAIAAGIRQKAAFKFLLAFPAIFLLAAFAYVLSSQSVVKAYNLEYALWALLVGLVISNTIGTPKILNPAILTEFYIKTGLVLLGAEVLMSRLLVLGLPGIFVAWVVTPIVLISTFIFGQKVLKIQSPSLNMVISADMSVCGVSAAIATAAACKAKKEELSLAIGMSLSFTVIMMIVMPAFIKAVGMDEVLGGAWLGGTIDATGAVAAAGAVLGDRALEVAATVKMIQNILIGVTAFGVAIYWVTCVEKDPSGARPNAMEIWYRFPKFVLGFVAASVIFSLLYSKLAGGPELVDAMIGGSTKTIRGWLFCLAFVSIGLQTNFRELAPHLKGGKPLILYACGQTLNLVLTLAMAYLMFRVVFRDQIDQYLP, from the coding sequence ATGTCTCAAGACGAACACCTACCCGTTCCGCCAAGTCGAAGCACTCTGTCGGAGATGAAAACAGCCGAAGATTGGTGGGCCATTTGGTGCGGAGGTTTGATCCTACTCGTTTCGTTTGGCGCCGTTTGGATGGGGCGGCCTGTTAACTTGGAAACGATAGCCGAAGCGGAACAGACCATTGAAATATTCAACCCGATCGCTCAGTGGATCGACAAACCGGGATCATGGAAAGACAACCCGATCGATGCGATCTATAAAGATGGCCCACAAAAAATAATCGGCATCTTAGGGTCCTTCGTATTGATCGGCGGCCTTTTCGCGATCGCCGCTGGGATCCGTCAAAAGGCAGCCTTCAAGTTCTTGTTGGCCTTTCCAGCAATCTTCTTGCTCGCCGCATTTGCGTACGTTCTGTCGAGTCAAAGCGTGGTCAAGGCCTACAACCTTGAATACGCACTGTGGGCGTTGCTGGTCGGATTGGTCATCAGCAACACCATCGGGACGCCCAAGATACTGAATCCAGCGATTCTGACTGAGTTCTACATCAAGACGGGCTTGGTGTTGTTGGGTGCCGAAGTCCTGATGAGCCGCTTGTTGGTGCTTGGTTTGCCGGGAATCTTTGTCGCCTGGGTCGTCACGCCAATCGTGTTGATCAGCACGTTTATCTTTGGACAGAAGGTGCTAAAGATTCAATCGCCGTCACTCAACATGGTCATCTCGGCCGACATGTCGGTATGTGGTGTATCGGCTGCGATCGCAACCGCGGCCGCCTGCAAAGCAAAAAAAGAAGAACTGTCACTCGCGATCGGAATGTCGCTGTCCTTCACCGTCATCATGATGATCGTGATGCCCGCCTTCATCAAAGCGGTCGGCATGGACGAAGTCCTCGGTGGCGCCTGGCTGGGTGGAACAATCGACGCGACCGGCGCGGTTGCGGCAGCCGGTGCGGTGCTAGGGGATCGAGCTCTCGAAGTCGCCGCGACGGTCAAGATGATCCAGAACATTTTGATCGGGGTGACCGCATTCGGCGTGGCAATCTACTGGGTGACTTGCGTCGAAAAAGACCCCTCCGGCGCTCGCCCAAACGCGATGGAAATTTGGTACCGATTCCCCAAATTTGTTCTCGGCTTCGTCGCTGCATCTGTCATTTTCTCGCTGCTGTACAGCAAGCTTGCCGGTGGCCCCGAATTAGTCGACGCCATGATCGGTGGCTCGACCAAAACGATTCGCGGCTGGCTGTTCTGTTTGGCGTTCGTCAGCATCGGCCTGCAAACAAACTTCCGCGAACTGGCCCCGCACTTGAAGGGCGGCAAACCGCTAATTCTTTACGCTTGTGGTCAGACACTGAACCTGGTCTTGACCCTGGCAATGGCCTATCTGATGTTTCGGGTTGTCTTCCGAGACCAAATCGATCAGTACCTGCCATGA